Proteins from a genomic interval of Shewanella seohaensis:
- a CDS encoding M17 family metallopeptidase, with product MFQVNFVDVQAENAIFDGEGWDAVVVVTPDLGAIGIDEISLLAEHGAKVDKRVGKSPTLLFAPGLAGGRLIIAPVTQVADDYADVRVFGDAARAAIAIAKDAGAKRPLLYVVPSTTPKFGFATEVAALACGQELWQTLELREATGLTPAFEAIGLLSLTSKKSQLLNALEAGRVLARDLCGTEPERMSAKAFAEYCLQAFKGSVIKTAVVEDRDILERDYPLLSAVARSSFAVGRHQPRVVKLEYLPEGEITRTFLFAGKGVVYDTGGADLKVGGAMAGMSRDKGGASVVAGLFKTLSMLKPKGIRVIAELGLVRNSIGSEAFVTDEIITSHAGVRVRIGNTDAEGRLVLADLLSHLRIKAVSAVQPELFSVATLTGHVVRCYGAYPAAVENAVASGAKCAQTLALQASQWGEPFEVSTLRREDFAKIREVSGAADILSSNNAPSSVTARGHQYPTAFLLKASGLFEHGINAAIPLFYTHLDIAGSATEGDPLYGKPTASPLVGLYQYLINR from the coding sequence ATGTTTCAAGTTAACTTTGTTGATGTACAAGCAGAAAATGCCATTTTTGATGGTGAAGGTTGGGATGCGGTTGTGGTCGTCACACCGGATCTTGGTGCTATTGGAATTGATGAGATCAGTTTATTGGCCGAGCATGGTGCTAAGGTCGATAAGCGTGTCGGTAAGAGCCCGACGTTACTGTTTGCCCCCGGTTTAGCCGGTGGCCGTTTAATCATAGCGCCGGTCACTCAAGTGGCTGATGATTATGCCGATGTGCGTGTATTTGGCGATGCGGCAAGAGCTGCTATTGCTATTGCTAAAGACGCGGGCGCTAAGCGTCCCCTGCTTTATGTGGTGCCTTCTACCACGCCCAAGTTTGGTTTTGCGACTGAAGTTGCGGCGCTCGCCTGCGGTCAAGAATTATGGCAAACCTTAGAATTACGCGAGGCAACGGGCTTAACGCCAGCCTTTGAAGCTATAGGGTTGCTGTCTCTAACATCTAAAAAGAGTCAATTGCTCAACGCATTAGAAGCTGGCCGTGTGTTGGCAAGGGATTTATGTGGCACTGAACCTGAGCGTATGTCGGCTAAGGCCTTTGCCGAATATTGTTTGCAAGCCTTTAAAGGCAGTGTGATTAAAACCGCAGTGGTGGAAGATAGGGATATTCTCGAGCGTGATTATCCACTGTTAAGCGCGGTGGCGCGTTCTTCCTTTGCCGTCGGACGTCATCAACCGCGGGTGGTGAAACTCGAATATCTGCCCGAAGGCGAGATTACTCGTACCTTCCTATTTGCAGGCAAAGGTGTGGTCTACGATACGGGCGGCGCCGATCTGAAAGTGGGCGGCGCAATGGCGGGCATGAGCCGCGATAAAGGTGGCGCCTCTGTCGTGGCGGGGTTATTTAAAACCTTGTCTATGCTCAAGCCTAAAGGGATCCGAGTGATCGCCGAACTGGGCTTAGTGCGTAATAGCATTGGTAGCGAAGCCTTTGTCACCGATGAAATTATCACTAGCCATGCGGGCGTGCGGGTGCGAATTGGTAATACGGATGCGGAAGGGCGCTTAGTATTGGCTGACCTGTTAAGTCATCTGCGTATTAAAGCGGTTTCGGCGGTGCAACCAGAGTTGTTCTCGGTCGCGACTCTCACGGGCCATGTGGTACGTTGTTACGGGGCGTATCCTGCTGCGGTTGAAAATGCGGTCGCCAGTGGCGCCAAGTGTGCGCAGACACTCGCGTTACAGGCAAGCCAATGGGGCGAACCCTTTGAGGTTTCTACTTTGCGCCGCGAGGACTTTGCCAAGATCCGTGAAGTCTCAGGGGCGGCTGATATTTTATCTTCTAACAATGCGCCATCTTCGGTAACGGCCCGTGGGCATCAATATCCGACGGCGTTTCTGCTTAAGGCTTCGGGATTGTTTGAACATGGCATAAATGCCGCAATTCCTTTATTTTACACACACTTAGATATCGCTGGCAGTGCAACGGAGGGCGATCCGCTCTATGGAAAACCCACTGCGAGTCCCTTGGTCGGTCTGTATCAATATCTGATCAATCGTTAA